One Deltaproteobacteria bacterium DNA window includes the following coding sequences:
- a CDS encoding ATP-binding protein, with protein sequence HEIRNPLNAIGMAIQRLQREFAPEHPEPQGEYYRFTDILRGEVKRVNEIVEQFLFFARPARLELQEVQVEDILRDILLLCRESAEQQKIILQEEIEPNLPVLRLDRQRMQEAFWNLVNNALQAMPDGGRLTLAAKLQAGKEIIIEISDTGQGIPEENIRRIFEYYFTTKEKGIGLGIPLAHKIIQEHGGTIRAQSEVGRGSTFRISLPVPRGKG encoded by the coding sequence CTCATGAAATTCGTAACCCGTTAAACGCCATCGGCATGGCCATCCAACGTTTGCAAAGGGAGTTCGCTCCCGAACATCCGGAACCACAGGGGGAATATTATCGATTCACGGATATCCTCCGCGGGGAAGTAAAGCGGGTAAACGAGATCGTCGAGCAATTTCTCTTCTTCGCGCGACCCGCACGTTTAGAACTGCAGGAGGTTCAAGTGGAAGACATTTTAAGAGATATACTCCTCCTTTGCCGGGAAAGTGCCGAGCAGCAGAAAATCATCCTCCAGGAAGAAATCGAACCAAACTTACCGGTTCTTCGGTTAGACCGCCAGCGCATGCAAGAAGCTTTTTGGAACTTAGTCAACAACGCCCTCCAGGCCATGCCCGATGGGGGGCGACTAACCCTTGCTGCCAAGTTACAAGCCGGGAAGGAAATTATCATTGAGATTTCCGACACGGGGCAGGGGATCCCAGAGGAAAACATCCGCAGGATATTCGAATATTATTTTACCACCAAAGAAAAGGGGATAGGACTGGGCATACCTCTGGCCCACAAAATCATCCAGGAGCATGGGGGGACAATCCGGGCGCAAAGCGAGGTAGGCAGGGGAAGCACTTTTCGGATATCCTTGCCCGTGCCGAGGGGGAAGGGATGA